Genomic segment of Bacteroidales bacterium:
AATTCGCTTTGGTGGATCATCATGGTAGCTATTGCTACCTTTACCATCATCAGAAGGGCTTATCTTAACCGACGATACTTTTTCATACCCCTTGCTGTTTCGCTGTTGATCAGTCTGGCAATAGTCGATGCCTATTTTTTGGGGATCGTCATTGATCTGGACTATTTCTTCGATGCACGCTATTTCATTCCCATCAGCGGGATTATACTGGGGAATTGTCTTAAGACCAACATCCTGGGGTTAAACACCTTTTATAAAGCAATCCGTCAGGAAAAGGTACGATACCGTTACTATCTGGCGAACGGGGCAACACAAGGGGAAGCACTTGCCCCCTTTATGCGGGAAGCATTAAAAACAGCTTTCAACCCGTTAATTGCCACCATAACGGTTATTGGCCTGATATCTCTGCCGGGATTGATGACCGGCCAGATACTGGGAGGCTCCAGTCCGG
This window contains:
- a CDS encoding ABC transporter permease, encoding MEKTLDINYINLFMGYLLVLIPVIIFYHYKTGLIKDSLIAVARMTVQLLVVGLYLEVLFEYNKTWINSLWWIIMVAIATFTIIRRAYLNRRYFFIPLAVSLLISLAIVDAYFLGIVIDLDYFFDARYFIPISGIILGNCLKTNILGLNTFYKAIRQEKVRYRYYLANGATQGEALAPFMREALKTAFNPLIATITVIGLISLPGLMTGQILGGSSPEVAIKYQIMLMISLFASTLISVVLTITIANRFVFDEYGNMKENVMKKNKNT